One Pseudoalteromonas sp. UG3-2 DNA window includes the following coding sequences:
- a CDS encoding DUF2254 domain-containing protein yields MFTPRKLAEKNRELISSIGFYPSLLAVAFFVLALITTALEYAAPVVHFKEFIAIVLVDSEENARTILSVLIASVISLTVFSFSMVMIVLNNASAGLSPRVLPGLITRKSHQLVLGFYLGSIIYAIIMLINIRSVGSGEMAIPALGVLFSLLFGLISLGFFVFFIHSISHAIQVDNVLNDLFKSTKNEMQNIIKKQQEQPFNGFPDFSSWHNLPSTKEGYFKGVHSGKLCNLCQQHDLKIYIAVKQGFFTVKGFPFLKCNKDLSEDDELREALLSCFIFYVEEYISDHYRYGLTQISEIAVKAMSPGINDPGTAVKAIDMLSILLIQRLTICDVNYSFKHSQKEPLLYIHEASFDELLHDNFTPIRNYAKADGYVMVNVLEAFKNILFRSSDNQQATQSLFTYLEAIVDDVRSSISNPFDRQRIIEMLEAIAKIKGERGEALITQFKQE; encoded by the coding sequence ATGTTTACACCTCGAAAGTTGGCAGAAAAGAATCGCGAACTCATTAGCAGCATCGGCTTTTATCCTTCCTTACTGGCTGTCGCTTTTTTTGTCTTGGCATTAATCACCACCGCACTTGAGTACGCCGCGCCTGTGGTGCACTTCAAAGAGTTTATTGCCATAGTGCTCGTTGATAGCGAAGAAAATGCGCGCACCATTTTAAGTGTGTTAATTGCAAGTGTTATCTCATTAACCGTGTTTAGCTTTTCGATGGTGATGATAGTACTTAACAATGCCAGCGCTGGATTGTCGCCAAGGGTGTTGCCGGGCCTTATCACCAGAAAGTCGCACCAGCTAGTGTTGGGGTTTTATCTCGGCAGTATTATTTATGCCATTATCATGTTGATTAATATCCGCAGTGTGGGCAGTGGCGAGATGGCTATTCCGGCGTTAGGGGTACTATTTTCACTGCTCTTTGGACTTATATCTTTGGGTTTCTTTGTGTTTTTTATCCACTCAATCTCACATGCCATCCAAGTCGATAACGTGCTGAACGACCTGTTTAAAAGCACTAAAAATGAGATGCAAAATATCATTAAAAAACAGCAAGAGCAGCCCTTTAACGGCTTCCCCGACTTTTCCAGCTGGCATAACCTGCCCAGCACCAAAGAGGGTTATTTTAAAGGGGTACACAGTGGCAAGTTATGCAATTTGTGCCAGCAGCACGACTTAAAAATTTACATTGCAGTGAAACAAGGGTTCTTTACGGTTAAAGGTTTTCCATTTCTCAAATGCAATAAAGACCTTAGTGAGGACGACGAATTACGTGAGGCATTACTTAGCTGCTTTATTTTTTATGTTGAAGAGTATATCAGCGACCATTACCGCTACGGTTTAACGCAAATCTCAGAGATTGCGGTGAAGGCCATGAGCCCAGGCATTAATGACCCGGGTACGGCGGTAAAAGCAATTGATATGTTGAGTATTTTACTGATCCAGCGGCTAACGATTTGCGACGTTAATTACTCCTTTAAGCACAGCCAAAAGGAGCCACTTCTGTATATTCATGAAGCCTCTTTTGATGAGCTGCTGCACGATAACTTTACCCCGATACGAAATTACGCCAAGGCAGATGGCTACGTCATGGTGAATGTGTTGGAAGCGTTTAAAAATATACTTTTCCGTTCCAGTGACAATCAGCAAGCAACGCAGAGCTTATTTACCTATTTAGAGGCCATTGTCGATGACGTTCGCAGCTCCATCAGCAACCCTTTTGACCGACAGCGGATCATTGAGATGCTCGAAGCGATTGCGAAAATTAAAGGGGAAAGGGGCGAGGCGCTTATTACTCAATTTAAGCAAGAGTAA
- the tyrA gene encoding bifunctional chorismate mutase/prephenate dehydrogenase, with protein sequence MLDGKDLNTIRHAIDECDSELVALLAKRKALTEQVGKIKQQNGAPLHVPKREAELIQARREQAIDNDVNPDLVEDILRRMMREAYENQQGELACAAPDMSPVVIVGGQGAMGKLFTRQFQRSGYEVRSLDKDNLEQAATLLADAKLVLVSVPINALEQVVNDLPSLPEDCILADITSVKQAPLKVLLNKHSGPVVGLHPMFGPDISHWVKQTIVVCQGRFPERCQGLTEQLKIWGSQLVTMDAKKHDQSMQIIQVMRHLTTFVYGQFLAKQCHSLQELRSCSSPIYQLELMMVGRLFAQSPELYSDIMLAQFSDVEGLLASYQDTFEQTLKKLEQGDKAGLIAAFSEAKHYFSDSAKQFLAQSRGLLNKANDAKVLDYE encoded by the coding sequence ATGTTAGATGGTAAGGATTTAAATACGATTCGCCACGCTATTGATGAATGTGATAGCGAGCTGGTGGCATTATTGGCCAAGCGTAAAGCACTGACCGAGCAGGTTGGTAAAATCAAACAACAAAATGGTGCGCCATTGCATGTGCCTAAGCGCGAAGCTGAGCTTATCCAGGCACGCCGTGAACAAGCCATCGACAATGACGTAAACCCCGATTTAGTCGAAGACATTCTGCGCCGAATGATGCGCGAAGCCTATGAAAACCAACAAGGAGAGTTAGCCTGTGCCGCGCCCGATATGTCACCGGTGGTGATTGTCGGTGGCCAAGGGGCCATGGGTAAGCTGTTCACCAGGCAATTTCAGCGTTCAGGCTACGAAGTACGTAGCCTCGATAAAGACAACCTTGAGCAAGCCGCAACCTTGCTCGCCGATGCCAAACTAGTGTTGGTGAGTGTGCCAATTAACGCGCTAGAGCAAGTGGTTAATGATTTACCGTCGCTACCAGAAGACTGCATTTTAGCTGATATCACCTCGGTTAAGCAGGCGCCCCTGAAAGTACTATTAAATAAACACTCAGGCCCAGTAGTGGGGCTGCATCCCATGTTTGGCCCAGATATTTCTCACTGGGTAAAACAAACTATAGTGGTGTGCCAAGGACGATTCCCAGAGCGTTGCCAAGGGCTTACCGAGCAGCTAAAAATTTGGGGCAGCCAACTGGTGACTATGGATGCCAAAAAACACGACCAATCGATGCAAATTATTCAGGTAATGCGCCACTTAACTACCTTTGTGTATGGTCAGTTTTTAGCGAAACAGTGTCACTCTTTGCAAGAGTTACGAAGCTGCTCTTCGCCCATTTATCAGCTCGAATTAATGATGGTAGGGCGGTTATTTGCGCAATCCCCAGAGCTTTACTCCGACATTATGCTGGCGCAATTCAGTGACGTAGAAGGCCTGCTCGCCAGCTACCAAGACACCTTTGAACAAACCCTGAAAAAACTCGAGCAGGGCGATAAAGCTGGCTTGATCGCTGCGTTCTCCGAGGCGAAGCATTACTTCTCCGACAGCGCCAAGCAGTTTTTAGCGCAAAGCCGTGGGCTACTGAATAAAGCCAATGATGCCAAAGTGTTGGATTACGAGTAA
- the rplS gene encoding 50S ribosomal protein L19 — MAKVNQNIIKELEAEQLKQDVPAFGAGDTVVVQVRVKEGNKERLQAFEGVVIAKRNRGLHSAFTVRKISSGEGVERVFQTHSPLISSIAVKRRGAVRRAKLYYLRERSGKSARIKEKLN; from the coding sequence ATGGCAAAAGTAAACCAAAATATTATTAAAGAGCTTGAAGCTGAACAGCTTAAGCAAGACGTACCTGCGTTCGGCGCTGGTGACACAGTTGTTGTACAGGTACGTGTAAAAGAAGGTAACAAAGAGCGTCTACAGGCCTTTGAAGGTGTTGTAATCGCTAAGCGTAACCGTGGCCTACACTCAGCTTTCACAGTTCGTAAAATCTCGAGCGGTGAAGGTGTTGAACGTGTATTCCAAACGCACAGCCCACTTATCAGCAGCATTGCTGTTAAGCGTCGCGGTGCAGTTCGTCGCGCTAAGCTTTACTACCTACGCGAGCGTTCTGGTAAGTCTGCACGTATTAAAGAAAAACTTAACTAA
- the trmD gene encoding tRNA (guanosine(37)-N1)-methyltransferase TrmD, which yields MSDKQKLWVGVVSLFPDMFNAITQQGVTGRAVKNGLIEFNCWNPRDYALDKHRTVDDRPYGGGPGMLMMVEPLKKAIVDAKAAAGDGAKVIYMSPQGRKLDQQGAAELAQSEKLILVAGRYEGIDERIIESYVDEEWSIGDFILSGGELPAMTLIDAVARLVPGVLGHNQSAEQDSFSDGLLDCPHYTRPETLDDKQVPAVLLSGNHQAIAQWRLKQSLGRTWLRRPDLLRNLALTEEQATLLAEFQQEHNDACG from the coding sequence ATGAGCGATAAGCAAAAGCTATGGGTTGGAGTGGTATCACTGTTTCCCGACATGTTTAATGCAATCACTCAGCAAGGCGTAACTGGTCGAGCGGTGAAAAACGGCTTGATTGAGTTTAATTGTTGGAACCCCAGAGACTATGCCCTTGATAAGCATAGAACCGTGGATGACCGCCCTTACGGTGGAGGTCCCGGGATGCTAATGATGGTAGAGCCTCTGAAAAAGGCCATTGTTGATGCCAAAGCGGCAGCCGGTGATGGCGCTAAAGTAATTTACATGTCCCCTCAAGGGCGAAAACTAGATCAACAGGGTGCGGCTGAATTGGCGCAGTCTGAAAAATTGATTTTAGTAGCGGGTCGTTATGAAGGTATTGATGAGCGGATCATCGAGTCTTACGTAGATGAAGAATGGTCCATTGGCGATTTTATACTGAGTGGTGGTGAACTGCCTGCCATGACATTAATCGATGCAGTAGCACGGTTAGTGCCAGGGGTGTTAGGTCATAATCAATCAGCAGAGCAAGATTCATTTTCGGATGGCTTGCTGGATTGTCCTCATTATACTCGGCCGGAAACATTGGATGATAAACAGGTGCCTGCTGTATTACTCAGCGGAAACCACCAAGCGATAGCACAGTGGCGCTTAAAGCAGTCACTGGGTAGAACTTGGCTTCGTCGTCCTGACTTGTTGCGTAACCTAGCTCTGACTGAGGAGCAGGCAACATTGCTTGCTGAATTTCAGCAAGAACACAATGACGCTTGTGGCTAG
- the rimM gene encoding ribosome maturation factor RimM (Essential for efficient processing of 16S rRNA), whose product MSQSKTSTIVVGKLGAPYGIKGWLKVHSFTDDPQGIFDFSPWLIGQQGKWQNLEVSDWRRHNKGYIAKFAEVNDRDQAMAFTNAEIAVDAEQLPELPEGEFYWRDLIGMAVVTTKGYDLGIVDDLMETGSNDVLVVKANKKDAFGQSERLIPFLTDDVIVAVDHDERKITVEWDPAF is encoded by the coding sequence ATGAGTCAAAGTAAAACCTCGACAATCGTTGTTGGTAAGCTTGGTGCTCCTTATGGCATCAAGGGTTGGCTTAAGGTGCATTCATTTACTGACGATCCCCAAGGGATCTTCGATTTCAGCCCATGGTTGATAGGGCAACAAGGTAAATGGCAAAACCTTGAAGTGAGCGACTGGCGTCGTCACAACAAGGGATATATCGCTAAATTTGCAGAGGTAAACGACAGAGATCAAGCAATGGCTTTCACCAACGCTGAAATCGCTGTAGATGCCGAGCAGCTTCCTGAATTACCTGAAGGGGAGTTTTATTGGCGAGATCTCATCGGCATGGCGGTTGTAACCACTAAAGGTTACGACTTAGGCATAGTTGATGACTTGATGGAGACTGGCTCAAATGACGTTTTGGTTGTGAAAGCAAACAAAAAAGATGCATTTGGCCAATCGGAACGGTTGATTCCATTTTTGACAGACGATGTCATTGTGGCCGTTGACCATGACGAGAGAAAAATTACGGTAGAGTGGGATCCCGCGTTTTAA
- the rpsP gene encoding 30S ribosomal protein S16, with translation MVTIRLQRGGAKKRPFYQIVVADSRFSRDGRFIEKVGFFNPIAKGQEEKVRLDLARVEHWVGQGAALSDRVAKLVKDARKAA, from the coding sequence ATGGTAACTATTCGTTTGCAACGTGGCGGCGCTAAAAAGCGTCCATTCTATCAAATTGTGGTTGCGGATAGCCGTTTCTCGCGTGACGGTCGTTTCATCGAGAAAGTAGGTTTCTTTAACCCGATTGCTAAAGGTCAAGAAGAGAAAGTACGTTTAGATCTAGCCCGTGTTGAGCACTGGGTAGGTCAAGGCGCTGCTCTTTCAGATCGCGTAGCGAAGCTAGTTAAAGACGCTCGTAAAGCGGCTTAA
- the ffh gene encoding signal recognition particle protein has product MFENLQERLGKTLKNISGRGRLTEDNIKETLREVRMALLEADVALPVVRDFVKQVKARAVGTEVTKSLSPGQVFIKIVREELEKAMGEANEELNLNAQPPAVVMVAGLQGAGKTTSIGKLAKYLKERKKKSVLVVSADVYRPAAIKQLETLAGEVDVDFFPSDTSQKPVDIANGAIAHAKKKFIDVVLVDTAGRLHVDANMMDEIKDLHSAINPIETLFVVDSMTGQDAANTAKAFDEALPLSGVILTKTDGDARGGAALSIRHITGKPIKFIGVGEKTDALEPFHPDRVASRILGMGDVLSLIEEVEMKVDKDKAQKVAEKVFKGNGFTLEDFAEQLRQMKNMGGMMSMLDKLPGMSNLPDAVKGQVNDKTFTQMEAIINSMTPKERARPEIIKGSRKKRIAAGSGTQVQDINKLLKQFTQMQKMMKKMKGKGGMQKMMRGMKGMMPPGMGGGPKF; this is encoded by the coding sequence ATGTTTGAAAACCTCCAGGAGCGTTTAGGAAAGACGCTTAAAAATATCAGCGGCCGTGGCCGTTTGACCGAAGACAATATCAAAGAAACGCTACGTGAAGTGCGCATGGCATTGCTAGAAGCCGATGTTGCTTTACCGGTAGTGCGTGATTTTGTTAAGCAAGTAAAAGCAAGAGCGGTTGGCACTGAAGTAACTAAGAGCCTGAGCCCCGGTCAGGTTTTCATTAAGATTGTTCGTGAAGAACTTGAAAAGGCCATGGGTGAAGCCAATGAAGAGCTGAACCTAAACGCCCAGCCGCCAGCGGTGGTGATGGTAGCCGGTCTGCAAGGTGCGGGTAAAACCACCAGTATTGGTAAACTGGCCAAATACCTAAAAGAACGCAAAAAGAAATCGGTATTGGTGGTCAGTGCCGACGTCTATCGCCCCGCGGCGATTAAGCAGCTAGAAACCCTAGCAGGCGAAGTGGATGTTGACTTTTTCCCCAGTGATACCTCACAAAAGCCGGTCGACATTGCCAATGGCGCCATCGCCCATGCTAAGAAGAAGTTCATCGATGTAGTATTAGTGGATACCGCAGGTCGTTTGCACGTTGATGCCAACATGATGGATGAGATCAAAGACCTTCACAGTGCCATTAATCCCATTGAAACCTTGTTTGTGGTTGACTCCATGACCGGTCAGGATGCTGCTAACACGGCCAAGGCCTTCGATGAAGCGCTGCCATTAAGCGGTGTCATCTTAACCAAAACCGACGGTGATGCCCGCGGTGGTGCGGCGCTTTCAATTCGTCATATTACTGGCAAACCGATTAAGTTTATTGGTGTTGGTGAAAAAACCGATGCCCTAGAGCCATTCCACCCAGACCGAGTTGCCTCGCGAATTCTAGGTATGGGCGATGTGCTGTCGCTTATCGAAGAAGTCGAAATGAAAGTCGACAAAGACAAAGCCCAGAAAGTGGCTGAGAAAGTCTTTAAAGGCAATGGCTTTACCTTAGAAGACTTCGCCGAACAATTACGGCAGATGAAAAACATGGGCGGAATGATGTCGATGTTAGATAAGCTGCCGGGCATGTCGAACTTACCGGATGCGGTGAAAGGTCAGGTCAACGACAAAACCTTTACCCAAATGGAAGCCATCATCAACTCCATGACGCCGAAAGAACGTGCTCGTCCGGAGATCATCAAGGGCTCACGGAAAAAGCGTATTGCGGCGGGTTCTGGTACTCAGGTACAGGATATCAATAAACTGCTGAAGCAGTTCACCCAGATGCAAAAGATGATGAAGAAAATGAAAGGCAAAGGCGGCATGCAAAAAATGATGCGTGGCATGAAAGGCATGATGCCACCAGGTATGGGCGGCGGGCCGAAGTTTTAA